A stretch of Vibrio sp. B1FLJ16 DNA encodes these proteins:
- a CDS encoding LysR family transcriptional regulator, giving the protein MDLASRLELLLEVSKQGSFAHAADARGIDRSVLSKQIRKLEESLGVRLLNRSTRSLSLTPAGEEIVKQAQQVRDALDKTRQLADTFSDTPKGNLRISCTSLFGRNYLKQCIVTFLKKYPQVSVEIVLDDRKVDLIGERFDVVFRVGDPVDSNLVAKKLANHQLLLLASKEFVAEYGYPETPEDLATLPAVIYSNGSYQMNKVQLSSIKDGEEHTVTITAKGRYHVNEVELLMDGAQSGLGYAIVGQLMLTKHMDEMQLIRLLPDYKISYSGGLYALYPHRNQPPLVKLFIETVQNTIGNPPIWESYMT; this is encoded by the coding sequence ATGGATCTTGCAAGTAGATTGGAACTGTTACTCGAAGTTTCAAAACAAGGCTCATTCGCGCACGCTGCGGACGCGCGCGGTATAGATCGTTCGGTATTATCCAAACAGATAAGAAAACTGGAAGAATCACTTGGTGTCAGACTGCTTAACCGCTCAACGCGTTCACTGTCTCTCACTCCCGCAGGCGAAGAAATAGTAAAACAGGCGCAGCAAGTAAGAGATGCCTTAGATAAAACCCGTCAACTGGCAGATACGTTTAGCGATACACCGAAAGGGAATCTTAGAATTTCATGTACTTCACTTTTTGGACGTAATTACCTTAAACAATGTATCGTTACTTTTCTCAAAAAATACCCACAAGTCAGCGTCGAAATCGTACTTGACGATAGAAAAGTTGATCTCATCGGAGAGCGTTTTGATGTCGTTTTCAGAGTTGGGGATCCTGTAGACTCTAACCTAGTAGCTAAAAAGCTTGCAAACCATCAGCTCCTTTTACTCGCTTCAAAAGAGTTCGTTGCTGAGTATGGATACCCTGAAACGCCTGAAGATCTAGCGACATTACCAGCGGTAATTTATTCCAATGGTTCATACCAGATGAACAAAGTTCAGCTGTCGTCGATTAAAGATGGAGAGGAACATACTGTTACCATCACGGCTAAAGGACGCTATCATGTCAACGAAGTAGAGTTGCTAATGGACGGCGCTCAGTCAGGTTTAGGTTATGCCATTGTAGGTCAATTAATGCTTACCAAACATATGGATGAAATGCAGTTAATAAGGCTACTGCCTGATTACAAGATCTCTTATTCGGGTGGCCTTTATGCATTGTACCCGCATCGAAACCAGCCACCTCTGGTTAAGCTATTCATTGAAACAGTACAAAATACGATTGGTAACCCACCTATCTGGGAAAGCTATATGACGTAA
- a CDS encoding DUF3316 domain-containing protein — protein MKKLLLLTTGILMASSVFASNITVNEELNMEVGTYQSKDQALNAGFDLSDSLKGLSESDLRNKLGLSMYTNVKNISIDGSNVVINEVAYARDNVQYQAVLNVDYHFNAMRLHD, from the coding sequence ATGAAAAAGTTACTTCTACTAACAACTGGTATTCTTATGGCTTCTTCAGTATTCGCTTCAAATATTACAGTTAATGAAGAATTAAATATGGAAGTAGGTACCTATCAAAGCAAAGATCAAGCATTAAATGCAGGGTTTGATTTGTCAGATTCGCTAAAAGGCTTATCAGAATCAGACCTAAGAAATAAACTTGGATTATCAATGTATACTAATGTTAAAAATATCAGTATTGATGGTAGTAATGTGGTAATTAACGAAGTGGCTTATGCTCGTGATAATGTTCAATATCAAGCAGTTTTAAATGTCGACTACCACTTTAACGCAATGAGACTGCATGACTAA
- a CDS encoding DUF1254 domain-containing protein — MKTSIKTLTAALGVSLLSASAFAGTSTAALTQSEQELAKNAYIYAYSIDEAYKFFHRTVVEKDYPLNRFQNIRHIADDTYTDHVTINNDTLHVMGWLDVAAEPVIVSVPDMDEGRYWILHTMDLGHYTNAMFGSRTRGTEGGQFMFASQSWQGEVPESVDEVIRVDSNLVKLMGRIMAVGKQDEKVALNYMDQWTLRTLSEYLGENGPKPVERSYPDIEHTSWLERVNFALCDGSMAEADKMWVEQYKSIGIEACKYDFTDKQLELAKMGEKAAMEHLQELAPEMTDARVLLGTRDTLSDGARDLFAEGTYLGQWGLPPVEAAYRKTDFDAQGVKLDGSKGDYVMRFKAPNVSEFWSVTIYGSDDRLMAHNEMNRHSRGDRTLTPDADGYYTITMSADTKGKEGDANFLPIPNKPFYTILRLYGPGEEIQSGKYQMPEIVKVK, encoded by the coding sequence ATGAAAACGTCTATTAAAACCCTTACCGCTGCATTAGGTGTTAGTTTACTGAGTGCAAGTGCTTTTGCGGGTACCAGCACCGCAGCTCTTACACAGAGTGAACAAGAGCTGGCAAAGAATGCCTACATTTATGCTTACTCAATTGATGAGGCGTATAAATTCTTTCATCGCACGGTTGTAGAAAAAGACTACCCGTTAAACCGTTTCCAGAACATTCGCCATATCGCGGATGATACGTATACAGATCACGTAACGATTAACAACGATACCCTGCACGTAATGGGTTGGCTGGATGTTGCGGCAGAGCCGGTAATTGTAAGCGTTCCTGATATGGATGAAGGTCGTTACTGGATCCTACATACCATGGACCTGGGGCACTATACTAACGCTATGTTCGGTTCGCGTACTCGCGGTACCGAAGGTGGCCAGTTCATGTTTGCTTCTCAGTCTTGGCAGGGGGAGGTACCAGAATCTGTGGATGAAGTTATCCGCGTAGATAGTAACCTGGTCAAATTGATGGGTCGTATTATGGCCGTTGGTAAACAAGACGAAAAAGTCGCACTGAACTACATGGATCAATGGACGCTTCGCACGTTATCTGAATATTTAGGTGAAAACGGACCTAAACCTGTTGAGCGCAGCTACCCGGATATTGAACATACATCATGGCTTGAGCGTGTAAACTTTGCTCTTTGTGATGGCAGTATGGCTGAAGCAGACAAAATGTGGGTTGAACAATATAAGTCAATCGGTATTGAAGCTTGCAAATATGACTTCACTGATAAGCAGCTAGAACTGGCAAAAATGGGTGAAAAAGCGGCGATGGAGCACTTGCAGGAGCTCGCGCCTGAAATGACAGATGCACGTGTACTACTTGGTACCCGTGATACGTTAAGTGATGGTGCGCGAGATCTGTTTGCTGAGGGTACTTACCTTGGTCAGTGGGGGCTTCCACCAGTAGAAGCGGCTTACCGTAAAACTGACTTCGATGCACAAGGCGTAAAATTAGATGGTAGCAAAGGCGATTACGTGATGCGTTTTAAAGCGCCAAACGTCTCTGAGTTCTGGTCAGTAACTATTTATGGCAGTGATGACCGTCTGATGGCTCATAACGAAATGAATCGCCACAGCCGTGGTGACCGCACATTAACGCCTGATGCTGACGGTTACTACACCATAACTATGAGTGCGGATACTAAGGGCAAAGAAGGCGACGCTAACTTCCTGCCAATCCCGAACAAACCGTTTTACACGATTCTGCGTTTGTACGGACCGGGTGAAGAGATTCAGAGCGGAAAGTACCAAATGCCTGAAATCGTAAAAGTGAAGTAA
- a CDS encoding LysR family transcriptional regulator: MINFDYNLLKILAVLLETQSTTVTADKLATSQPAISRSLKKLRELLADDILVRNGGQMTLTPKAERIKSQLPEIIDSISALVETTVDFDPASFRQDVNIAMNSSIGQWFAAPLAQMLSEKAPLLNLTIEDWTETTASKIDSGDIQFGINYFPMDLPKHFVQRKGGKDHFGIVCRANHPLANKTMKLDDFTQYPFAVHIIKDWNEREQHISRLLKPFDIMPRIQLRTTHLSVILDAIEKRDLLFPCSKHLIEQLGNRYANINMDNDMPTLEGHFGYVYGVKWRNAPLTKWLEDTINQLMLSLGIQLR; the protein is encoded by the coding sequence ATGATTAATTTTGATTACAACTTATTGAAAATACTTGCAGTATTACTTGAAACACAAAGCACCACAGTAACTGCAGATAAACTGGCCACCAGCCAGCCTGCAATAAGCCGCTCGCTCAAAAAACTCAGAGAGTTATTAGCTGACGATATACTCGTGCGTAACGGTGGGCAGATGACACTGACTCCTAAAGCGGAGCGCATTAAAAGCCAGCTACCAGAGATTATTGACTCAATCAGCGCACTGGTCGAGACCACTGTAGATTTCGATCCAGCTAGCTTCAGACAAGATGTCAACATAGCGATGAACAGCTCTATTGGCCAGTGGTTTGCGGCACCTCTGGCTCAAATGTTGTCGGAGAAAGCACCGCTATTGAATCTGACGATTGAAGACTGGACGGAGACAACGGCAAGCAAGATAGACAGCGGCGATATACAGTTTGGGATCAACTACTTCCCGATGGATCTGCCTAAGCACTTTGTACAGAGAAAAGGCGGGAAAGATCATTTTGGTATCGTCTGCCGTGCAAACCACCCTCTCGCAAACAAGACAATGAAACTTGATGATTTCACTCAGTATCCTTTTGCAGTGCACATCATCAAAGACTGGAATGAAAGAGAGCAACACATTTCAAGACTACTTAAGCCCTTTGATATCATGCCGCGAATACAACTGCGCACGACTCACCTTAGTGTGATTCTAGACGCAATAGAAAAACGAGATCTACTGTTCCCCTGCTCAAAACACTTGATTGAACAACTCGGTAACCGCTACGCAAACATTAATATGGATAACGATATGCCAACATTGGAAGGTCATTTTGGCTACGTCTATGGTGTGAAGTGGAGAAATGCTCCATTGACAAAGTGGCTGGAAGACACAATCAATCAGCTGATGCTGTCACTTGGAATTCAACTTCGGTAA
- a CDS encoding glycosyltransferase family 39 protein yields MKPRKKLLSISPEIKYTALAVFIALFFIAVNIWFRPILPIDETRYVSVAWEMWFNNSWLVPHINGLPYEHKPPFMFWLFSAVWSLFGTSDTVTRLIVPGFCLLNLYLVGKLAEKIYPESPQAKWLSPLVLISFLGWFLYSGMIMFDLILAVFVQLAMLSFWRYTETNQMIWSYLSGVFLGLGILTKGPVVFVYFIPFLLLARLWHPSPASINKAFLIAALKTIGISIGIILLWAVPAAISGGEEYAKAIFWGQSAGRMQDSFAHARPFYWYIMLLPALLFPWLFLISFWRGRPWVWVGRRDTFCFSLFVFVVGIFSCFSGKQIHYLLPAFPFAAVWVAKRLNTEELKSEPVVIALLVLITIAIFSSPVWIEKAFRSAEITRGNLLWGLLPALLLFLLMWKKAPAVDRLALNIGALMLSFSALMASLSPILHNVYDVTEIGRQIHQLQAQGHTVSYIGKYHNTFGFAGKLEKPLNLVPASRQERNAFLNTEPGYTIWILRNKTQALATNAIYMTPYRGRWLFIIDNQVLAKVLQDSEETKVSESS; encoded by the coding sequence ATGAAACCAAGGAAGAAGCTTTTATCCATCTCTCCGGAAATTAAATATACTGCGCTAGCAGTGTTCATCGCGCTATTCTTTATCGCTGTGAATATCTGGTTCCGGCCAATCTTACCCATTGATGAAACCCGCTATGTATCAGTGGCTTGGGAGATGTGGTTCAACAATAGCTGGTTGGTACCCCATATAAACGGATTGCCGTACGAACACAAACCGCCGTTTATGTTCTGGCTGTTCAGTGCAGTGTGGTCATTGTTTGGTACTTCCGATACAGTAACACGGCTCATCGTACCTGGCTTTTGTCTGCTTAATCTCTATCTGGTAGGAAAACTGGCTGAAAAAATTTACCCTGAATCACCACAAGCGAAGTGGTTATCTCCCCTCGTTCTGATCAGTTTTCTGGGTTGGTTCCTGTACTCAGGCATGATCATGTTTGATCTAATACTTGCAGTATTTGTTCAGCTTGCGATGCTGAGTTTTTGGCGATATACCGAAACAAACCAGATGATATGGTCTTATCTCAGTGGGGTCTTTCTCGGACTGGGTATTCTCACTAAAGGGCCGGTGGTATTTGTCTATTTTATTCCATTTTTGTTGTTAGCCCGACTTTGGCACCCATCCCCCGCTTCTATCAACAAAGCATTTTTAATAGCGGCTCTCAAAACAATAGGAATCTCTATTGGGATTATTCTTCTCTGGGCCGTCCCAGCGGCAATATCCGGAGGAGAGGAATATGCTAAGGCCATTTTCTGGGGGCAATCTGCAGGTAGGATGCAGGACTCTTTCGCGCACGCGCGGCCTTTTTACTGGTATATCATGCTGTTGCCGGCATTACTGTTTCCCTGGTTATTCCTTATCAGTTTCTGGCGTGGTCGTCCCTGGGTTTGGGTAGGTCGAAGAGATACCTTCTGCTTTTCCCTGTTTGTATTTGTAGTTGGGATATTCAGCTGTTTCAGCGGGAAGCAAATTCACTATTTGTTGCCAGCCTTTCCTTTCGCCGCGGTTTGGGTAGCCAAAAGACTGAATACCGAAGAACTTAAATCAGAACCTGTCGTAATTGCATTATTGGTTCTGATAACCATCGCGATTTTTTCATCGCCAGTCTGGATAGAAAAAGCATTTCGCAGTGCTGAAATTACACGGGGCAACCTCCTTTGGGGGCTGTTACCCGCGTTGCTGCTTTTTCTTCTTATGTGGAAGAAAGCACCCGCGGTTGACCGCCTTGCGCTTAACATCGGTGCACTGATGCTCAGCTTCTCGGCTTTAATGGCAAGTTTGTCTCCCATATTACATAACGTCTATGATGTAACAGAGATAGGTCGTCAGATTCATCAGTTGCAAGCGCAAGGGCACACTGTTTCGTACATCGGTAAATATCACAATACCTTTGGTTTTGCAGGCAAACTCGAAAAGCCGCTGAACTTAGTTCCGGCGTCCAGGCAAGAGCGCAATGCCTTTCTGAACACAGAACCTGGCTATACGATCTGGATTCTACGTAACAAGACACAAGCACTAGCAACCAACGCTATCTACATGACACCTTATCGTGGCCGATGGCTATTCATCATAGATAACCAAGTGCTGGCTAAAGTGCTTCAGGATAGCGAGGAGACCAAAGTCTCAGAATCGTCATAG
- a CDS encoding GNAT family N-acetyltransferase: protein MQKNIETDRLLLRPFVLSDAARVSALAGDKVISDMTANMPHPYALSDAESWIKIHEQLFTSGKGIVYAITLKESLEVIGAVSFPKLEEGTGTLGYWLGVAYWGHGYATEASQALITFSKQEFGLIKLQVMHLVGNERSKSVIQKLGVNYLENRTNRMQGAEREVCIYISDI, encoded by the coding sequence ATGCAAAAGAACATAGAAACAGACAGGTTGTTGCTCAGACCATTTGTGTTGTCTGATGCTGCAAGAGTTTCAGCTCTGGCCGGAGATAAAGTCATATCGGACATGACGGCAAACATGCCGCACCCTTATGCGCTCTCTGATGCGGAGTCCTGGATTAAAATTCATGAGCAGCTTTTTACCAGCGGTAAAGGTATTGTCTACGCTATTACGTTGAAAGAAAGCCTTGAGGTGATAGGTGCGGTGAGTTTCCCCAAGCTTGAGGAAGGCACTGGAACGTTAGGTTATTGGTTGGGTGTAGCTTATTGGGGGCATGGTTATGCCACGGAAGCGTCACAAGCCCTTATCACTTTTAGTAAACAGGAGTTTGGATTGATCAAATTGCAAGTTATGCATTTGGTCGGTAATGAACGATCCAAGTCTGTTATTCAAAAACTTGGTGTTAACTATTTGGAAAACCGCACTAATCGTATGCAAGGAGCAGAGAGAGAAGTTTGCATTTATATCTCAGATATTTAG
- a CDS encoding NUDIX domain-containing protein, which yields MDARVINREVKVCPVVLRNQSDEIELLLFQHPLAGVQIVKGTLEEDDESVESAVLRELKEESGISQVSGTEYMCCWESGYQDQLWHFVRCDVIEVLPERWDFFTQDDGGLTFSFFWHKLGNPMERDCYKLFSDAIKKIESMLVAPTSVNHYCI from the coding sequence ATGGATGCAAGGGTAATAAACAGGGAAGTGAAAGTTTGTCCCGTGGTCTTGCGTAACCAAAGTGACGAGATAGAACTACTGTTGTTTCAGCATCCTTTAGCTGGCGTGCAAATTGTAAAGGGGACTCTTGAAGAAGACGACGAATCTGTAGAGAGCGCGGTATTGCGAGAACTAAAAGAGGAGTCTGGCATTTCACAAGTATCAGGTACTGAATATATGTGTTGCTGGGAAAGTGGTTACCAAGATCAACTGTGGCACTTTGTACGCTGTGACGTTATTGAAGTGTTGCCTGAGCGGTGGGATTTCTTCACACAAGACGATGGTGGGCTAACCTTCAGTTTTTTCTGGCACAAGCTTGGCAACCCTATGGAGCGTGACTGCTATAAATTATTCTCTGATGCCATCAAGAAAATCGAAAGTATGTTGGTAGCGCCGACTTCCGTGAATCATTACTGCATTTAA
- a CDS encoding ABC transporter substrate-binding protein, translated as MKKLIFALTAVAALNTGSVSAKQWENVRIGVEGAYPPYSWVTPEGKLTGFDIDIANALCEEMQVKCTLVAQDWDGMIPALMTRKFDAIVASMSITEERKQKVDFTDKYYQVASRFVAKKGDDFQFSPKGLDGKKIGVQRASTHDKYVTANYSGVDIKRYGSQDEAFMDLKSGRVDLVINNIPAVKKGLLEKEGGENYTFVGPQITDREWFGEGVGIAIRKNSPELRQKFNQAIQTIRENGKYEEIQNKYFDFDIYGG; from the coding sequence ATGAAAAAGCTAATTTTTGCTTTAACGGCAGTAGCAGCTTTAAATACAGGGAGCGTATCCGCAAAACAGTGGGAAAACGTACGTATTGGCGTTGAAGGTGCCTACCCTCCTTACAGCTGGGTTACTCCTGAAGGAAAGCTGACTGGATTTGATATCGATATTGCCAACGCGCTATGTGAAGAGATGCAGGTTAAGTGCACCTTAGTTGCTCAAGATTGGGATGGTATGATCCCTGCTCTAATGACGCGTAAATTTGATGCTATTGTGGCGTCTATGTCGATCACCGAAGAGCGTAAACAAAAAGTCGATTTTACCGACAAATATTACCAGGTAGCGTCACGATTTGTTGCAAAGAAAGGCGATGATTTCCAGTTCAGTCCTAAAGGGCTAGACGGCAAAAAGATCGGCGTACAACGTGCGAGCACCCATGATAAATACGTCACTGCTAACTACTCGGGTGTCGACATCAAACGCTACGGCTCGCAAGACGAAGCCTTTATGGATCTTAAATCGGGTCGTGTGGATTTAGTAATCAACAATATTCCGGCAGTGAAGAAAGGACTTCTCGAAAAAGAAGGCGGAGAAAACTACACGTTTGTTGGTCCTCAAATCACAGATCGAGAGTGGTTTGGAGAAGGTGTTGGAATTGCGATACGCAAGAACTCTCCTGAACTACGTCAGAAGTTCAATCAGGCTATTCAAACTATACGCGAGAATGGTAAATACGAAGAGATTCAAAACAAGTATTTCGATTTCGACATTTATGGTGGTTAA
- a CDS encoding FAD-dependent oxidoreductase, protein MKECEVAIVGGGMVGSALGYGLAKLGVDTVILDQGDNALRAARGNFGLLWVQGKGADFKPYSDWTLLSAYLWPSFAKEITSLTGIDIQFEQKGGIHFCLDEDELNEYAIELEQQAAISDGKFKYQMLNAEELKKLEPNIGSTIPGGCYSPNDGHVNPLLLLRAMHAGFIAYGGSYRPNHSVQSISKTSDGFFLQTEQGELRARKVVLAAGLDNKRLAPMLKLNQPLHPQRGQILITERLPQLLNYPSIYLRQTHEGTIQIGDSCEDADLDDSNTAMVMAQLSKRAIRVLPALQHRRIVRGWGALRVLSPDGYPIYEQSNECGSHAFAFSCHSGVTLAAAHALKLAPMIVSGKLDDSVSPFSPLRFKG, encoded by the coding sequence ATGAAAGAGTGTGAGGTTGCGATTGTTGGCGGTGGTATGGTTGGCTCAGCTCTGGGTTACGGGCTGGCAAAGCTTGGCGTTGATACTGTCATACTCGATCAGGGAGACAATGCGCTAAGAGCAGCCCGCGGTAACTTTGGGTTGTTGTGGGTGCAGGGTAAAGGCGCTGATTTTAAGCCCTATTCCGATTGGACATTATTATCTGCGTATCTATGGCCAAGTTTTGCAAAAGAGATAACTTCACTCACTGGCATTGATATTCAGTTTGAGCAAAAAGGCGGTATTCATTTTTGTCTTGATGAGGATGAGCTGAACGAGTACGCGATTGAATTGGAGCAACAAGCTGCAATAAGTGATGGCAAGTTCAAATACCAGATGCTCAATGCTGAAGAACTCAAAAAGTTAGAGCCCAATATTGGTTCTACGATACCCGGCGGTTGTTACTCCCCCAATGACGGCCATGTAAATCCATTACTCCTGTTACGAGCAATGCATGCCGGATTTATCGCTTATGGGGGAAGTTACCGCCCCAACCATAGTGTTCAGAGTATCTCAAAAACCTCTGATGGATTTTTCCTGCAAACGGAGCAAGGTGAGTTACGTGCCAGAAAAGTGGTTTTAGCCGCTGGGTTAGACAACAAACGTTTAGCGCCGATGTTAAAACTAAACCAGCCACTCCATCCACAGCGTGGCCAAATACTCATTACTGAGCGTCTGCCGCAACTACTGAATTACCCTTCGATCTACCTTCGTCAAACTCATGAGGGCACGATTCAGATCGGCGACTCTTGTGAAGATGCAGACTTGGATGACAGCAATACCGCTATGGTGATGGCTCAGTTATCTAAACGGGCAATACGGGTTCTTCCTGCATTACAACATCGCCGTATAGTGAGAGGTTGGGGAGCGCTTCGAGTACTTAGCCCAGACGGATATCCTATTTATGAACAATCAAACGAGTGCGGTTCACACGCTTTTGCATTCAGTTGCCATAGCGGCGTGACTTTAGCTGCCGCACACGCCCTTAAACTGGCTCCCATGATTGTCAGCGGTAAATTAGATGACTCTGTCTCTCCTTTTTCACCACTACGTTTTAAGGGTTAA
- a CDS encoding (2Fe-2S)-binding protein, with protein sequence MFKDVSQQDNHKMVSISVNDTVLQVPDSYSVAAALLANGYRANRRSGVSGERRGSYCLMGVCFECLVEINGQPNQQGCMTQVVDGMSIRFQPQYGEVPLTQSVEQEQSRCK encoded by the coding sequence ATGTTTAAAGACGTCAGTCAGCAAGACAACCACAAGATGGTGAGTATCTCGGTTAATGACACAGTACTCCAAGTCCCTGACAGCTATTCAGTCGCAGCCGCTCTTTTAGCCAATGGCTATCGCGCGAATCGACGTTCTGGTGTGTCAGGAGAGCGACGGGGTTCCTACTGCCTAATGGGTGTTTGCTTCGAATGTTTAGTGGAAATAAACGGCCAACCTAACCAGCAAGGCTGCATGACACAAGTCGTAGATGGAATGTCGATTCGCTTTCAACCTCAATATGGTGAAGTGCCACTCACTCAATCGGTGGAACAGGAACAATCTCGATGCAAGTAG
- a CDS encoding NAD(P)/FAD-dependent oxidoreductase → MQVDLAIIGAGPAGMAAAIEAQTLGLKTVLLDEQTMVGGQIYRNIERPQLQNQAILGTDYYQGSELAKRFKAADCLHISGAMVWQIEPDGAIFYSCNGVSKTLRARHILIANGAQERPVPIPGWTLPGVMTAGSAQVLLKTSGMAAENAVFAGSGPLLYLITWQYLQAGIKVKALLDTTPRTNYIKALKKIGHALQGTHYVLKGLKMIHEIKAAGIPVIKNVKDIEALGCKTNGLEEVRYRSNGNQSTIKADHLFLHQGVIPNINLAMASQCKHEWNSQQLCWQPKVDRWGQSSQAIISIAGDNNNIGGATAAQLRGSIAAQHIAHLLDKQSEAQRDQNTFQYRHQLKRELAFRPFIDILYQPAEQFRTPQRDDVTVCRCEEVKLGDIRKAAEQGCMGPNQLKSFTRCGMGACQGRQCGITVSEVMSKLTNQPIDTTGYYRVRAPIKPLSLGELATLAPDESRQANKH, encoded by the coding sequence ATGCAAGTAGATTTAGCTATTATTGGAGCTGGCCCGGCAGGAATGGCGGCGGCTATCGAAGCACAAACCCTTGGGCTTAAAACCGTTCTGTTAGATGAACAAACAATGGTTGGAGGTCAGATCTACCGAAACATCGAACGTCCTCAATTACAGAACCAAGCAATTCTGGGAACTGATTATTATCAAGGATCCGAGCTCGCTAAAAGATTCAAAGCAGCAGACTGCCTGCATATCTCCGGAGCTATGGTTTGGCAGATAGAGCCTGACGGAGCAATATTTTATTCCTGCAATGGTGTGTCGAAAACGCTGCGAGCTCGCCACATTTTAATCGCCAATGGCGCGCAGGAGCGCCCGGTACCTATCCCTGGTTGGACGCTACCAGGAGTGATGACGGCAGGCTCTGCTCAAGTACTACTGAAAACATCAGGCATGGCAGCCGAGAATGCGGTATTTGCCGGTAGCGGGCCGTTGCTCTACCTAATCACATGGCAATATCTACAAGCCGGAATTAAGGTTAAAGCACTGCTCGATACCACGCCAAGAACCAACTACATCAAAGCCCTTAAGAAGATTGGACATGCACTGCAAGGTACTCATTACGTACTCAAAGGGCTTAAGATGATCCACGAGATCAAGGCTGCTGGTATTCCTGTAATAAAAAACGTCAAAGACATCGAGGCACTTGGCTGTAAGACCAACGGCTTGGAAGAAGTCCGGTATCGTTCCAACGGCAACCAAAGCACTATCAAGGCAGATCATTTGTTTTTGCATCAGGGGGTGATTCCCAACATCAATTTAGCGATGGCAAGTCAATGTAAACACGAATGGAACTCGCAGCAGCTTTGCTGGCAGCCGAAGGTAGATCGCTGGGGACAAAGCTCCCAGGCTATTATCAGTATCGCCGGTGACAATAACAATATAGGTGGAGCAACAGCCGCGCAGCTCAGAGGCAGTATTGCAGCCCAACACATCGCTCACTTACTGGATAAACAGAGCGAAGCCCAAAGAGATCAGAATACGTTTCAATACAGACATCAATTAAAGCGTGAGCTCGCCTTTCGGCCATTTATAGATATCCTTTATCAGCCCGCAGAACAATTCCGTACGCCCCAGCGTGATGACGTCACTGTTTGCCGCTGTGAGGAAGTCAAACTTGGAGATATTCGTAAAGCCGCAGAGCAAGGCTGTATGGGACCAAACCAACTTAAAAGCTTTACTCGCTGCGGTATGGGGGCATGTCAAGGACGTCAGTGTGGTATCACGGTCTCTGAAGTGATGTCCAAGCTAACCAATCAACCAATTGACACCACGGGTTATTATCGTGTCCGAGCTCCGATTAAACCCCTGAGTTTAGGTGAGTTGGCCACACTGGCTCCTGATGAAAGTCGCCAAGCCAATAAGCATTAA